One window of the Saccopteryx bilineata isolate mSacBil1 chromosome 2, mSacBil1_pri_phased_curated, whole genome shotgun sequence genome contains the following:
- the IER5L gene encoding immediate early response gene 5-like protein, giving the protein MECALDAQSLISISLRKIHSSRTQRGGIKLHKNLLVSYVLRNARQLYLSERYAELYRRQQQQQQQQPPHHQHQHLAYAAPGMSASAADFGPLQLGGGGDAEAREPAARHQLHQLHQLHQLHLQQQLHQHQHPAPRGCAAAAAAGAPAGGAGALSELPGCAGLQPPHGAPHRGQPLEPLQPGPAPLPPPAPAALCPRDPRASAACSAPSAPPGAAPQAAAAGSSPASPTPASSPGFYRGAYPAPSDFGMHCSSQTTVLDLDTHVVTTVENGYLHQDCCASAHCPCCGQGAPGPGLASAAGCKRKYYPGQGEEDDDDEDAGDLGAEPPGGAPFAPCKRARFEDFCPDSSPDASNISNLISIFGSGFSGLVSRQPDSSEQPPPLNGQLCAKQALASLGAWTRAIVAF; this is encoded by the coding sequence ATGGAGTGCGCCCTGGACGCCCAAAGCCTGATCAGCATCTCCCTGCGTAAGATACACAGCTCCCGGACCCAGCGCGGCGGCATCAAGCTGCACAAGAACCTCCTGGTTTCCTACGTGCTCCGCAACGCGCGCCAGCTCTACCTGAGCGAGCGCTACGCCGAGCTCTACCGGCGCCAgcaacagcagcaacagcagcagccgccccaccaccagcaccagcacctcGCGTACGCGGCACCGGGCATGTCGGCCAGTGCGGCCGACTTCGGCCCGCTCCAACTTGGTGGCGGCGGGGACGCGGAGGCGCGGGAGCCGGCCGCCCGGCACCAGCTGCACCAGCTCCACCAGCTCCACCAGCTGCACCTTCAGCAGCAGctgcaccagcaccagcacccgGCGCCCAGGGGCTGCGCGGCAGCGGCAGCAGCCGGGGCGCCCGCGGGCGGCGCGGGGGCGCTCTCGGAGCTGCCCGGGTGCGCCGGGCTCCAGCCGCCGCACGGCGCGCCCCACCGCGGGCAGCCCTTGGAGCCGCTGCAGCCGGGTCCcgcgccgctgccgccgcccgcGCCTGCCGCGCTCTGCCCACGGGACCCTCGCGCCTCGGCAGCCTGCTCCGCGCCCTCCGCGCCCCCAGGGGCCGCCCCTCAGGCCGCTGCTGCCGGTTCCTCACCAGCCTCCCCgacccctgcctcctcccccgGCTTCTACCGTGGCGCGTACCCGGCCCCCTCGGACTTCGGTATGCACTGCAGCAGCCAGACCACCGTGCTGGACCTGGACACTCACGTGGTGACCACGGTGGAGAACGGCTACTTGCACCAGGACTGCTGCGCCTCCGCCCACTGCCCCTGCTGTGGCCAGGGCGCCCCGGGACCCGGCCTGGCGTCCGCCGCCGGCTGCAAGCGCAAGTATTACCCTGGCCAGGGGGAGGAGGACGACGACGACGAGGACGCGGGCGACCTGGGAGCTGAGCCCCCCGGGGGCGCGCCGTTCGCCCCTTGCAAGCGCGCTCGCTTCGAGGACTTCTGCCCGGACTCGTCCCCGGACGCGTCCAACATCTCAAACTTGATCTCCATCTTTGGCTCAGGCTTCTCTGGGCTGGTGAGCCGACAGCCGGACTCCTCGGAGCAGCCGCCGCCGCTAAACGGGCAGCTGTGCGCCAAGCAGGCGCTCGCCAGTCTCGGCGCCTGGACTCGAGCCATTGTCGCCTTCTAG